A genomic segment from Leopardus geoffroyi isolate Oge1 chromosome A2, O.geoffroyi_Oge1_pat1.0, whole genome shotgun sequence encodes:
- the GARIN1A gene encoding protein FAM71F2 isoform X1, which translates to MSKIRGLPPEVREPGPGVDLGVEDGLLCQLIHSPEFNLFSDSVVFESNFIQVTKPGSWMDVYEGSTTVILGVTSSVPSLPLPNVLLMANVTWPQGQFSTWSSPDCAPVVTLSRILPLKFVELQICDRLQRILRVRTVTEKIYYLRLHEHHPEAVFQFWIRLVKILQKGLSITTKDPRIQFTHCLVPKMSNSSTEITPESSLLTSTQPSESFMLLTAEQTSDSFSNITGRPQLTADSNTNVAIKIDNLDSSKTPLRVASPVSLKIPMRAALSHSLWEQENPDEDFLQTPVASSLGENFFGP; encoded by the exons ATGAGTAAAATTAGGGGCCTCCCACCTGAGGTCAGGGAACCAGGCCCTGGAGTGGATCTGGGGGTGGAAGATGGCCTTCTTTGTCAACTGATTCATTCTCCAGAATTCAACTTGTTCTCCGACTCGGTGGTATTTGAAAGCAACTTTATCCAG GTCACTAAGCCCGGGAGCTGGATGGATGTCTATGAAGGTTCTACCACTGTGATCCTGGGGGTGACCTCCTCAGTGCCCTCCTTGCCACTCCCCAACGTCCTCCTGATGGCCAACGTCACCTGGCCCCAGGGTCAGTTTTCCACCTGGAGCTCACCTGATTGTGCTCCAGTGGTCACCCTCAGCAG GATCCTCCCCCTGAAGTTTGTGGAGCTACAAATCTGTGACCGGCTCCAACGCATCCTGAGGGTTAGGACAGTGACTGAAAAGATCTACTACTTGAGGCTCCACGAACACCACCCAGAGGCCGTATTTCAATTCTGGATCCGCTTGGTGAAAATTCTGCAGAAAGGTCTCTCCATCACCACCAAAGACCCAAGAATCCAATTCACGCACTGCCTGGTGCCCAAAATGTCCAACAGCTCCACGGAAATAACG CCTGAAAGCAGCCTCCTGACATCCACCCAGCCCAGCGAAAGCTTCATGCTGTTGACAGCCGAGCAAACCAGTGACAGTTTCTCGAATATCACAGGGAGGCCCCAGCTCACAGCGGACAG TAACACCAATGTCGCCATCAAAATAGACAATTTGGACAGCTCTAAGACCCCCTTGCGGGTGGCATCTCCAGTCAGTTTGAAAATACCCATGAGAGCTGCCTTGAGCCACAGCCTCTGGGAACAAGAGAATCCAGATGAGGACTTCCTGCAGACTCCTGTTGCCAGTTCCCTAGGAGAGAACTTTTTTGGACCCTGA
- the GARIN1A gene encoding protein FAM71F2 isoform X2: MVTKPGSWMDVYEGSTTVILGVTSSVPSLPLPNVLLMANVTWPQGQFSTWSSPDCAPVVTLSRILPLKFVELQICDRLQRILRVRTVTEKIYYLRLHEHHPEAVFQFWIRLVKILQKGLSITTKDPRIQFTHCLVPKMSNSSTEITPESSLLTSTQPSESFMLLTAEQTSDSFSNITGRPQLTADSNTNVAIKIDNLDSSKTPLRVASPVSLKIPMRAALSHSLWEQENPDEDFLQTPVASSLGENFFGP; this comes from the exons GTCACTAAGCCCGGGAGCTGGATGGATGTCTATGAAGGTTCTACCACTGTGATCCTGGGGGTGACCTCCTCAGTGCCCTCCTTGCCACTCCCCAACGTCCTCCTGATGGCCAACGTCACCTGGCCCCAGGGTCAGTTTTCCACCTGGAGCTCACCTGATTGTGCTCCAGTGGTCACCCTCAGCAG GATCCTCCCCCTGAAGTTTGTGGAGCTACAAATCTGTGACCGGCTCCAACGCATCCTGAGGGTTAGGACAGTGACTGAAAAGATCTACTACTTGAGGCTCCACGAACACCACCCAGAGGCCGTATTTCAATTCTGGATCCGCTTGGTGAAAATTCTGCAGAAAGGTCTCTCCATCACCACCAAAGACCCAAGAATCCAATTCACGCACTGCCTGGTGCCCAAAATGTCCAACAGCTCCACGGAAATAACG CCTGAAAGCAGCCTCCTGACATCCACCCAGCCCAGCGAAAGCTTCATGCTGTTGACAGCCGAGCAAACCAGTGACAGTTTCTCGAATATCACAGGGAGGCCCCAGCTCACAGCGGACAG TAACACCAATGTCGCCATCAAAATAGACAATTTGGACAGCTCTAAGACCCCCTTGCGGGTGGCATCTCCAGTCAGTTTGAAAATACCCATGAGAGCTGCCTTGAGCCACAGCCTCTGGGAACAAGAGAATCCAGATGAGGACTTCCTGCAGACTCCTGTTGCCAGTTCCCTAGGAGAGAACTTTTTTGGACCCTGA
- the GARIN1B gene encoding protein FAM71F1 isoform X4, with protein MLSSVPQRKTQWKSKKTVQVTRSYPIFPSLNVWEEVRGLLPVDGEPNPGVGLGVEEGLLCQMVHSPEFNLFPDSVVFESNFVQVKKDRNWIDIYKASNTMAVGVTSSVPCLPLPNILLMASVKWHQGQSQTWNRPSKAPNIILKRILPLKFVELQVCDRLQRVLRLRTVTEKIYYLRLHPDHPETVFHFWIRLVQILQRGLSITTKDPRILVTHCLVPKNSCSPSGDSNLVQKKPQASQPSESLMQLMAKGESEALSQIFADLHQPRQLRERYSQ; from the exons ATGTTGTCATCAGTTCCACAGAGAAAGACTCAgtggaaatcaaagaagacagtACAAGTCACGAGATCCTATCCAATCTTCCCCTCCCTGAATGTCTGGGAAGAAGTCAGGGGCCTCTTGCCTGTGGATGGGGAGCCAAACCCTGGAGTGGGCCTGGGTGTGGAGGAGGGATTGCTCTGCCAGATGGTTCATTCTCCAGAATTCAACCTATTTCCTGACTCAGTGGTGTTTGAAAGCAACTTTGTCCAG GTCAAAAAGGACAGGAACTGGATAGACATCTACAAAGCCTCCAACACCATGGCCGTTGGGGTGACCTCCTCCGTGCCCTGCCTGCCCCTTCCCAATATCCTCCTCATGGCTAGTGTCAAATGGCACCAGggacagagccagacatggaacAGACCATCTAAAGCCCCAAACATCATCCTGAAGAG GATACTCCCCCTGAAGTTTGTGGAGCTCCAAGTCTGTGACCGGCTTCAACGCGTCCTGCGGTTGAGGACAGTCACTGAGAAGATCTACTACCTAAGGCTCCACCCTGACCATCCAGAGACTGTCTTCCACTTCTGGATCCGACTGGTTCAGATTCTGCAGAGGGGCCTGTCCATCACCACCAAAGACCCTAGGATTCTTGTCACTCACTGTCTGGTACCCAAGAACAGCTGCAGCCCCTCGGGAGACTCGAAC TTAGTACAGAAGAAACCCCAAGCCTCCCAGCCCAGCGAGAGCCTCATGCAGCTGATGGCTAAGGGGGAAAGTGAAGCACTCTCTCAGATTTTTGCCGACTTGCACCAGCCCCGCCAGTTAAG